From the Sylvia atricapilla isolate bSylAtr1 chromosome 24, bSylAtr1.pri, whole genome shotgun sequence genome, the window ACTGACCACACTTTctatccaaaaaaaaaagaaccccaagAAACTATCAGCAGTccccattttaaaatttccaacCCAGCTTTCAGCAGCTCCCATTTATTATCCTATTGTTCATTATATGGATAAATAAACccaaggatttgttttatttgtggaTCTCTCCATCCTCCATGTGTGgcagctgagcctggagctgtgttaGACCAACAGATCCTAACTCTGCCTCCTCACTCAGGATCCACAAAGGTGCAGCTCCTCCAAAAACCATTTACACAAGAGATGCTTTTTCAGTTCAGCAGCcccaaaaaaagcacaaacagcacTCGTGCTCAAACATGTCTATTTAGCAACAGCAACTTCTACTGCTCTGGGACAGTTAAAAACCTACAATTTAAGCACTCAAGATCTGCCCAGTGATTTGCTCCAGCCTTTCCATGAGGCattttgctgctcctggctAGGAAACTCTTGggataagaaaataaaatggagtgTACCTTCTGCTGGAACCAGCGCATGGCTTCCTCCTTCCCAATCCTGTGCTTGGCCCCGATGTTGCCAGTCCTGCGTTTCTTGTCAGCAATGCTGAAACCTGGCctgcccagcacctgcaggatgAGAGGCCACTGCTTCATCCTGCCACTTACTGTTGCCTTAAACGAAACAGTTTTCCAGAAAGAAAGCCTGGAATGTCCTCAGCAGTGATGTCTCCTTGctgctctctccttctccaaacccagccctgctgcttcaGTGTtaccccaggagctgctgtcagagCAACAGGATTTGTTTCTGAAGAGGCTTTGTGAGATTTGTCATAAATCAGGGATTTTATGGCAGCTCTGGGAATCTCAGATTAGAAAAATGTCAACAAAATCCAAGTCTATCTTCCAGCACTTGGCAGCAGGTCCATGGGAGCCAGTGCTGGTTCTAGGCTCCTGCTGGAGCTTCCCCACAAGCCCAGAAAAGAGGGAATACTCACCACGTAGAAATCCAGGCCGTAGATACCGATACTGGGATCATATTTAATGCCCAGATCGATGTGTTCCTGGATTCCAAAGCCAAAGTTCCCGGTGTCTGAGAAGTTGTTTTTCCTCAACTCGTATTCTCGCACCTGAAACATCATTTTTTGGTCACTGTTTTGTTCCTGACTGGAATTAAAACTCCTGCCCACTGCTACCAGACACCCAACTTGTTCACAAGCTATTGAGCTCTTATCCCAAAGATTGTACTCCCTCCCTTAGCTTGCTCCTAAATCCCAGCAGCAAAGACAGAACCCTAAAAGAAACCAGCTGCTGCACCAATCATTTCTTAAAAAGGATGAAACAGCACCCAGATAAGCAGTGTGAACACTTCATCCCGTGTATCTGACCTGTACCTAGCTCAGGTGCAACATTTCGGAGCAGACACACCTTCAGTCAGAATGGAAAAGTTCTGTTCCTTCACAAACCAAAGatccagccccaaatcctcaCCTTCAACCCCTTCTCCAGGATCTCCTCTGCTTTGGCCCCGCGAACCGTGCAGTGAACAGCGATTTTCTCGTTTCTCCTGATGCCGAAGGATCTCACCGTGTATCGGGCTGTAGGCAGCAACAGTTACACTTAGACGACAGCCAGAGAATTCCCACCCGGGGGATTCAGAGCTTCTCAACACCCAATAAATTAAACGGAATTAA encodes:
- the RPL11 gene encoding large ribosomal subunit protein uL5 yields the protein MTEPRLPWQPRPPPARGRCHPGPSHNPPRPRRSRPFPASIMAQDQGEKENPMRELRIRKLCLNICVGESGDRLTRAAKVLEQLTGQTPVFSKARYTVRSFGIRRNEKIAVHCTVRGAKAEEILEKGLKVREYELRKNNFSDTGNFGFGIQEHIDLGIKYDPSIGIYGLDFYVVLGRPGFSIADKKRRTGNIGAKHRIGKEEAMRWFQQKYDGIILPGK